In Bombus vancouverensis nearcticus chromosome 1, iyBomVanc1_principal, whole genome shotgun sequence, a single genomic region encodes these proteins:
- the Vha100-2 gene encoding V-type ATPase subunit a family protein Vha100-2 isoform X1: protein MGALFRSEQMALCQLFIQPEAAYLSVSELGETGTVQFRDLNGDVNYFQRKFVNEVRRCDEMERKLRYIEAEVRKDGVPIADNLTQLPRAPNPRMIIDLEAHLEETENDILELSQNAVNLKSNYLELTELRHVLEKTQVFFTEKNQDSYLLLYQQEEANDSITRTLINEEPQNPSASSRGRLEFVAGVISRERIPAFERMLWRISRGNVFLRQAELDKPLEDPATGNQIFKTVFVAFFQGEQLKSRIRKVCSGFHASLYPCPHSHADREDMVKGVRTRLEDLNLVLNQTQDHRQRVLHNVAKELPNWTIMVRKMKAIYHTMNLFNVDVTKKCLIGECWVPVADLTIVRDCLTEGSRLCGSTIPSFLNVIYTNEDPPTFNRTNKFTRGFQNLIDAYGVASYREANPALYTIITFPFLFSVMFGDCGHGLILSLFAVYMIALEKKFMAQKSASEIWNIFFAGRYIILLMGLFSIYTGIIYNDVFSKSFNIFGSSWHISYEDTMEEDDMIELNPATSNYAQVPYPLGMDPVWVLAENKIIFLNSYKMKLSIIFGVVHMIFGVFMSIPNIMHFKRYSSLFLEFLPQLLFLVLLFFYLVVLMFVKWVLYNPAATDHRYSPSCAPSVLITFINMILQGHATVPLGCSEFMFPGQSILQKVCVILALLCVPVMLLGKPLLFLFQKKRREERVLSNGTPSQDIELQTEGLQNNATISQATDVHETETFGEVMIHQVIHTIEYVLSTISHTASYLRLWALSLAHGQLSEVLWKMVLSKGLGATEDNYVKSVILFLTFAAWAAFTVAILVMMEGLSAFLHTLRLHWVEFMSKFYDGQGYPFQPFCFKTILDAEESED, encoded by the exons ATGGGTGCATTATTCAGAAGCGAGCAGATGGCCCTCTGCCAGTTGTTTATTCAACCAGAGGCGGCCTATCTTTCCGTTTCCGAACTCGGGGAAACGGGCACGGTGCAGTTTCGTGAT CTCAACGGCGATGtgaattattttcaacgaaaatTCGTCAACGAAGTGCGTCGATGCGACGAAATGGAACGGAAACTTCGGTACATCGAAGCTGAAGTAAGGAAGGACGGAGTACCGATTGCTGATAACCTCACCCAACTACCACGTGCACCGAATCCCCGTATGATCATAGATCTCGAG GCCCATCTCGAGGAAACGGAGAACGACATTTTAGAGCTGAGCCAAAACGCGGTGAACCTGAAGAGTAACTACCTCGAGTTGACGGAATTGCGACACGTGCTCGAGAAGACTCAAGTATTTTTCACGGAG AAGAATCAAGATTCGTATCTTCTTCTATATCAACAGGAAGAGGCCAATGACTCGATCACCAGGACGCTAATTAACGAGGAACCACAGAATCCAAGCGCGTCAAGTCGGGGACGTCTCGA gTTCGTTGCTGGAGTAATAAGCCGAGAACGAATACCAGCTTTCGAGAGAATGTTGTGGCGAATATCCCGTGGAAATGTATTTTTACGTCAAGCTGAGCTCGACAAGCCATTGGAAGATCCAGCTACT GGTAATCAAATTTTTAAAACGGTGTTCGTCGCGTTTTTCCAAGGAGAGCAGCTGAAGAGCCGCATCAGGAAAGTTTGCAGTGGTTTCCACGCGTCTTTGTACCCATGTCCGCACAGCCACGCGGATCGCGAGGATATGGTGAAAGGCGTTCGAACGCGACTGGAAGACTTGAACTTG GTTTTAAATCAAACGCAAGATCATCGTCAACGCGTGTTACATAACGTTGCCAAGGAGTTGCCCAATTGGACGATTATGGTTCGAAAGATGAAGGCCATTTATCATACGATGAATTTGTTCAACGTGGACGTAACGAAAAAGTGCCTTATAGGAGAATGTTGGGTACCTGTTGCCGATCTCACCATTGTCCGAGACTGTCTCACGGAAGGATCG CGTCTCTGTGGTAGTACGATACCATCGTTCCTCAATGTTATCTACACGAACGAAGATCCTCCGACGTTTAACAGGACCAACAAGTTCACCAGAGGTTTTCAAAATTTGATCGACGCTTACGGCGTGGCATCGTATCGCGAAGCTAATCCAGCTCTTTATACGATTATCACTTTCCCTTTCCTATTTAGCGTCATGTTCGGCGATTGTGGACACG gTTTAATTTTGAGCCTGTTCGCTGTATATATGATCGCGTTGGAGAAGAAGTTTATGGCGCAAAAGTCAGCGTCCGAAATTTGGAATATATTTTTCGCCGGACGTTATATTATCCTTCTTATGGGTTTGTTTTCCATTTACACTGGCATCATCTACAATGACGTGTTCTCAAAGTCATTTAACATATTCGGGTCTAGTTGGCACATATCGTACGAAGATACAATGGAGGAAGATGATATGATTGAGTTGAATCCAGCTACCAGTAATTACGCGCAAGTGCCTTATCCATTGGGTATGGATCCTGTTTGGGTATTAGCCGAGAACAAGATAATATTTTTGAATTCGTACAAAATGAAGCTGTCGATCATCTTCGGTGTCGTGCACATGATCTTCGGCGTGTTCATGAGTATCCCTAATATTAT GCATTTCAAGAGATACTCGAGCTTATTCCTAGAATTCTTGCCACAGTTACTTTtccttgttttattatttttctatctgGTAGTTTTGATGTTCGTTAAATGGGTTTTGTATAATCCGGCTGCAACAG atcATAGATACAGTCCTTCGTGCGCACCATCGGTTTTGATTACGTTTATTAACATGATACTGCAGGGTCACGCTACCGTGCCGCTTGGTTGTTCGGAGTTCATGTTCCCGGGTCAGTCTATTCTTCAGAAGGTTTGCGTGATACTCGCTCTGTTATGTGTGCCTGTAATGCTTCTTGGCAAGCCTCTTCTCTTCTTATTCCAGAAGAAGAGACGAGAAGAGAGAGTCTTG AGCAATGGGACTCCATCTCAAGACATCGAATTGCAAACCGAAGGTTTACAAAATAATGCGACTATTAGTCAAGCCACCGATGTTCACGAAACGGAAACATTCGGTGAAGTGATGATACACCAGGTTATTCATACTATAGAATATGTTCTCTCAACGATATCTCACACTGCCTCTTATCTACGTTTATGGGCTTTGTCGTTGGCCCATGGACAACTTTCCGAAGTCTTATGGAAAATGGTGTTAAGCAAAGGTTTGGGTGCTACCGAGGATAACTATGTAAAAAGCGTTATATTGTTTTTGACATTTGCTGCATGGGCCGCATTCACCGTCGCCATCCTTGTGATGATGGAAGGGCTATCGGCTTTCCTTCATACCCTTCGGCTTCATTG gGTAGAGTTTATGAGCAAATTCTACGATGGCCAGGGTTATCCCTTTCAGCCATTCTGTTTCAAAACTATCTTAGATGCGGAAGAATCCGAAGACTAA
- the LOC117153397 gene encoding organic cation transporter protein, with protein MASVDKNLEELMMHLGEFGKYQCWQFCLHILGALTAGLHMLTLLTVAAVPPHTCNVPRSTFPTESFNFTSSTWNSSIAFDDVPRAVDACHYLDANNVTKECDSWTYDTEYFQSSRGMEWNFVCSQRWMGAAAQSCYMFGVFIGAVTLGSLADKYGRKIIFYVSAVAQLVFGVTVALVNKYYLFLILRFLYGIFGSAGAYITGFVLTMELVGATKRTVCGIMFQLAFAVGFMLVAVWGAVIKDRTWLQIVYGLHSVLLIGHWWLMDESPRWLWAQGRVSEALTIIRKGLKMNGNNVDIDTGKLISEGKIRQMDQEEQGSYGALDLFKTPNLRKKTLNVCLNWFANSIVYYGLSLNAGNLVGNPFLMLFLSGLVELPSYLLMCFLMDRTGRRCLVSTFMLIGGVCCIIASSIPTGTDTAATIIVTIVLFGKACIAGSFAVIYNYTAELFPTVVRNTALGIGSMCARFSGALTPLIMLLDSLNPKVPAVLFGFVALVSGFLSLYLPETVNQPMPETIEDGENFGKHDTCFAMYLRSGRKTSAAYEATQLTQLTVDTDEKEKLNEGGSPKENSH; from the coding sequence GTAAATACCAATGCTGGCAATTCTGCTTGCACATTCTCGGCGCATTGACAGCCGGTCTGCATATGCTCACCTTACTCACAGTCGCTGCAGTGCCACCGCATACGTGTAACGTTCCTCGGTCCACGTTTCCGACAGAATCGTTCAATTTCACATCTTCAACATGGAACTCCTCTATCGCGTTCGACGACGTTCCCCGAGCGGTGGACGCGTGCCACTATTTGGACGCGAACAACGTTACGAAGGAGTGCGATTCGTGGACCTATGACACCGAGTACTTCCAATCGTCGCGCGGAATGGAATGGAATTTCGTTTGCTCGCAGCGATGGATGGGCGCAGCAGCGCAGTCTTGCTACATGTTCGGCGTGTTTATCGGAGCCGTAACGCTGGGCAGTTTGGCCGACAAGTACGGCAGAAAGATAATATTCTACGTGTCTGCTGTTGCCCAACTTGTTTTCGGAGTGACCGTAGCTTTGGTGAACAAATACTACCTTTTCCTCATCCTTAGATTTCTATACGGTATCTTCGGTTCGGCTGGCGCTTACATAACAGGATTCGTCCTGACGATGGAACTGGTCGGAGCAACAAAGAGGACCGTTTGCGGAATAATGTTTCAACTGGCGTTCGCCGTTGGGTTCATGTTAGTAGCCGTTTGGGGTGCCGTGATCAAGGACAGAACGTGGCTGCAAATCGTCTACGGGCTTCACAGCGTGCTTCTCATCGGCCACTGGTGGCTCATGGACGAATCTCCACGTTGGCTGTGGGCCCAAGGTCGCGTCAGCGAAGCGCTGACTATCATACGAAAAGGTCTGAAGATGAATGGCAACAACGTAGATATAGATACGGGGAAATTGATCAGCGAAGGGAAGATACGGCAGATGGATCAAGAGGAACAAGGTTCTTACGGAGCCTTGGATCTCTTCAAGACTCCGAATCTCCGGAAGAAAACGTTGAACGTATGTCTGAATTGGTTCGCCAATTCCATCGTCTATTATGGGCTGTCATTGAATGCAGGAAATCTCGTTGGAAATCCATTTCTGATGCTGTTCCTCAGCGGTTTGGTGGAATTACCTTCGTACTTGCTAATGTGCTTCCTAATGGACCGTACTGGAAGAAGATGCCTGGTCAGTACGTTCATGTTGATCGGCGGCGTGTGCTGTATAATCGCCTCCAGCATCCCGACTGGTACTGATACAGCTGCCACCATAATCGTGACCATCGTCTTGTTCGGCAAAGCTTGCATAGCTGGCTCGTTCGCGGTTATTTACAACTACACGGCCGAACTGTTCCCTACGGTAGTAAGAAATACCGCCTTGGGAATAGGCTCTATGTGCGCTCGTTTCAGCGGAGCTCTCACACCGTTGATAATGCTGTTGGACTCTCTGAATCCCAAAGTGCCTGCGGTACTCTTCGGTTTCGTCGCCCTGGTATCTGGTTTCTTATCGTTGTATCTGCCGGAAACTGTGAATCAGCCGATGCCTGAAACGATCGAGGACGGTGAGAATTTTGGCAAACACGACACCTGTTTCGCTATGTATTTGCGCTCGGGCAGAAAAACCAGCGCCGCTTACGAAGCTACACAACTTACGCAACTCACCGTCGACACAGACGAGAAGGAGAAGCTGAATGAAGGAGGAAGCCCCAAGGAAAATTCCCACTAG
- the Vha100-2 gene encoding V-type ATPase subunit a family protein Vha100-2 isoform X2 produces MGALFRSEQMALCQLFIQPEAAYLSVSELGETGTVQFRDLNGDVNYFQRKFVNEVRRCDEMERKLRYIEAEVRKDGVPIADNLTQLPRAPNPRMIIDLEAHLEETENDILELSQNAVNLKSNYLELTELRHVLEKTQVFFTEEEANDSITRTLINEEPQNPSASSRGRLEFVAGVISRERIPAFERMLWRISRGNVFLRQAELDKPLEDPATGNQIFKTVFVAFFQGEQLKSRIRKVCSGFHASLYPCPHSHADREDMVKGVRTRLEDLNLVLNQTQDHRQRVLHNVAKELPNWTIMVRKMKAIYHTMNLFNVDVTKKCLIGECWVPVADLTIVRDCLTEGSRLCGSTIPSFLNVIYTNEDPPTFNRTNKFTRGFQNLIDAYGVASYREANPALYTIITFPFLFSVMFGDCGHGLILSLFAVYMIALEKKFMAQKSASEIWNIFFAGRYIILLMGLFSIYTGIIYNDVFSKSFNIFGSSWHISYEDTMEEDDMIELNPATSNYAQVPYPLGMDPVWVLAENKIIFLNSYKMKLSIIFGVVHMIFGVFMSIPNIMHFKRYSSLFLEFLPQLLFLVLLFFYLVVLMFVKWVLYNPAATDHRYSPSCAPSVLITFINMILQGHATVPLGCSEFMFPGQSILQKVCVILALLCVPVMLLGKPLLFLFQKKRREERVLSNGTPSQDIELQTEGLQNNATISQATDVHETETFGEVMIHQVIHTIEYVLSTISHTASYLRLWALSLAHGQLSEVLWKMVLSKGLGATEDNYVKSVILFLTFAAWAAFTVAILVMMEGLSAFLHTLRLHWVEFMSKFYDGQGYPFQPFCFKTILDAEESED; encoded by the exons ATGGGTGCATTATTCAGAAGCGAGCAGATGGCCCTCTGCCAGTTGTTTATTCAACCAGAGGCGGCCTATCTTTCCGTTTCCGAACTCGGGGAAACGGGCACGGTGCAGTTTCGTGAT CTCAACGGCGATGtgaattattttcaacgaaaatTCGTCAACGAAGTGCGTCGATGCGACGAAATGGAACGGAAACTTCGGTACATCGAAGCTGAAGTAAGGAAGGACGGAGTACCGATTGCTGATAACCTCACCCAACTACCACGTGCACCGAATCCCCGTATGATCATAGATCTCGAG GCCCATCTCGAGGAAACGGAGAACGACATTTTAGAGCTGAGCCAAAACGCGGTGAACCTGAAGAGTAACTACCTCGAGTTGACGGAATTGCGACACGTGCTCGAGAAGACTCAAGTATTTTTCACGGAG GAAGAGGCCAATGACTCGATCACCAGGACGCTAATTAACGAGGAACCACAGAATCCAAGCGCGTCAAGTCGGGGACGTCTCGA gTTCGTTGCTGGAGTAATAAGCCGAGAACGAATACCAGCTTTCGAGAGAATGTTGTGGCGAATATCCCGTGGAAATGTATTTTTACGTCAAGCTGAGCTCGACAAGCCATTGGAAGATCCAGCTACT GGTAATCAAATTTTTAAAACGGTGTTCGTCGCGTTTTTCCAAGGAGAGCAGCTGAAGAGCCGCATCAGGAAAGTTTGCAGTGGTTTCCACGCGTCTTTGTACCCATGTCCGCACAGCCACGCGGATCGCGAGGATATGGTGAAAGGCGTTCGAACGCGACTGGAAGACTTGAACTTG GTTTTAAATCAAACGCAAGATCATCGTCAACGCGTGTTACATAACGTTGCCAAGGAGTTGCCCAATTGGACGATTATGGTTCGAAAGATGAAGGCCATTTATCATACGATGAATTTGTTCAACGTGGACGTAACGAAAAAGTGCCTTATAGGAGAATGTTGGGTACCTGTTGCCGATCTCACCATTGTCCGAGACTGTCTCACGGAAGGATCG CGTCTCTGTGGTAGTACGATACCATCGTTCCTCAATGTTATCTACACGAACGAAGATCCTCCGACGTTTAACAGGACCAACAAGTTCACCAGAGGTTTTCAAAATTTGATCGACGCTTACGGCGTGGCATCGTATCGCGAAGCTAATCCAGCTCTTTATACGATTATCACTTTCCCTTTCCTATTTAGCGTCATGTTCGGCGATTGTGGACACG gTTTAATTTTGAGCCTGTTCGCTGTATATATGATCGCGTTGGAGAAGAAGTTTATGGCGCAAAAGTCAGCGTCCGAAATTTGGAATATATTTTTCGCCGGACGTTATATTATCCTTCTTATGGGTTTGTTTTCCATTTACACTGGCATCATCTACAATGACGTGTTCTCAAAGTCATTTAACATATTCGGGTCTAGTTGGCACATATCGTACGAAGATACAATGGAGGAAGATGATATGATTGAGTTGAATCCAGCTACCAGTAATTACGCGCAAGTGCCTTATCCATTGGGTATGGATCCTGTTTGGGTATTAGCCGAGAACAAGATAATATTTTTGAATTCGTACAAAATGAAGCTGTCGATCATCTTCGGTGTCGTGCACATGATCTTCGGCGTGTTCATGAGTATCCCTAATATTAT GCATTTCAAGAGATACTCGAGCTTATTCCTAGAATTCTTGCCACAGTTACTTTtccttgttttattatttttctatctgGTAGTTTTGATGTTCGTTAAATGGGTTTTGTATAATCCGGCTGCAACAG atcATAGATACAGTCCTTCGTGCGCACCATCGGTTTTGATTACGTTTATTAACATGATACTGCAGGGTCACGCTACCGTGCCGCTTGGTTGTTCGGAGTTCATGTTCCCGGGTCAGTCTATTCTTCAGAAGGTTTGCGTGATACTCGCTCTGTTATGTGTGCCTGTAATGCTTCTTGGCAAGCCTCTTCTCTTCTTATTCCAGAAGAAGAGACGAGAAGAGAGAGTCTTG AGCAATGGGACTCCATCTCAAGACATCGAATTGCAAACCGAAGGTTTACAAAATAATGCGACTATTAGTCAAGCCACCGATGTTCACGAAACGGAAACATTCGGTGAAGTGATGATACACCAGGTTATTCATACTATAGAATATGTTCTCTCAACGATATCTCACACTGCCTCTTATCTACGTTTATGGGCTTTGTCGTTGGCCCATGGACAACTTTCCGAAGTCTTATGGAAAATGGTGTTAAGCAAAGGTTTGGGTGCTACCGAGGATAACTATGTAAAAAGCGTTATATTGTTTTTGACATTTGCTGCATGGGCCGCATTCACCGTCGCCATCCTTGTGATGATGGAAGGGCTATCGGCTTTCCTTCATACCCTTCGGCTTCATTG gGTAGAGTTTATGAGCAAATTCTACGATGGCCAGGGTTATCCCTTTCAGCCATTCTGTTTCAAAACTATCTTAGATGCGGAAGAATCCGAAGACTAA